TCACTATTGACAGGCGAATTGAGTGCACATTATGTGCACAATTGCAATACAGAAATAATTCATTCTGAACGCAGACAGGCGGCACATAAGGCATAAGAGGGAATTTCATGACGCAACCGTTTCGCGGCACCTACACGGTCATGATCACGCCATTCACCGACGACGGCATAGACGTTCCGGCATTGCGTGAATTCGTGAACTGGCAGATCGACCAGGGAATCCACGGCCTCATCCCTCTCGGCAGCACCGGCGAATTCCTCTCGATGACAGAATCCGAGCGCGAACAGGTTGTGGAGACTGTCATCGACGAAGCGCGAGGTCGCGTGCCCGTGCTGATCGGAACGGGCGCCGAATGGACCGAGGATGCTGTGCGCTGGACCCGGCAGGCCGAGGTTGCCGGAGCGGATGGCGTGATGGTGATCCCGCCCTTCTACTCGACTCCGACCGAAGACGAGTTGTTTGCCCACTACAAGGCGGTCGCCGACGCGACATCGCTCCCGGTGATGCTCTACAATAACCCGGCGACGGCGAACGTCGACCTGACACCCCCGATCGTGGCGCGACTCAGCACCATCGACAACGTTTCCTACATAAAGGAATCGACAATGGACGTGACCCGCATTCGAGACATTCTCGATCTCTGCGGCGATCGAATGAATGTTTTCGGCGGCATCATGGGATTCGAATCCTTCCTCGCCGGCGCGATTGGCTGGGTCGCGGTCGGTTCGAACCTGATGCCCAAGGAATTCGCCAACCTCTTCACCGCAACCGCCGATGAAAAGGATCTCGAAAAGGCACGGGCGATATACCGGCAGGTACTGCCCGTCATCAGGCTTGTCGGCGGACACCGCTATGTTTCCGGATCCAAGGCCGGACTGGCCGTGCTCGGGCACCCGGTCGGCAGCCCCAGAATGCCGCGCCTGCCGCTTTCCGACGATGACCTGACCGCCGCGCGGGAGGCATTGCAACAGGCCGGCGCGATATGAGGGACCATGCCGCGAAAAGCGGACTGCGGCTAGAGCGTGGCCCCTTTCGGCGCCGGGGAAAACCGGTCACGATTCATTGGCGAGACCGGCCCCTGACCGCAATCGAAGGCGAGACCGTCGCCGCTGCGCTTATCGCTGCGGGAATCAAGGCCTTCCGCAGTTCGCGTGACGACCGCCCACACGGGTTCTATTGCGGTATGGGCGTGTGCAATGAATGCATCGTAGACATTGACGGGCGCGGCGGCGAACGATCCTGCATGACTGCCGTTCAAGACGGCATGAAAGTTGAACCCCACCAGCACGGGGGTGGGCTACAAGCCCTTGAGGCGCTTGGTCCCACGCCTTCGCAACAACCCGAAGAAACGCCTTTCGACTGCGCCGTAATTGGCGCGGGCCCCGCCGGTCTGGCTGCCGCGACCGAAGTGGCATTTGCCGGTGCCTCTGTCATCGTACTTGACGAGCGATCGGCACCGGGAGGGCAGTATCTCAAGCCCCTCTCCCCATCGCACGAGTTTTCGGCCGGCCCATCGGACCGCCAGTTTCGCGAACGTGAACGGGCCGTATCCGAAGCCATCAGGGCTGGCGCGGAAATCCGCACCGATGCAATGGTTTGGTTCGCAAGGCGCGACGAGACGAAGTTTCGTCTCGGCATTTACGGCAAAGACGGAGAGAGCCGTGTGGTGGCCCGCACTCTCGTGCTGGCCCAGGGCGCGCGAGAGAAACCCTGGCATGTTCCGGGATGGACGCTTCCCGGCGTGATGACGACCGGAGCCGCGCAGACACTTGCGCGCAGCTACCGCGTCGCGCCGGGGCATCGCATTGTTGTGGCGGGAAACGGACCGCTCAACCTCCAGGTTGCCGCCGAGCTTCTCGCCGGTGGCGCCAATGTGGTTGCCGTTGCCGAAGCGGCCCGATTGACCACTCCGTCCAAGATCGGCGCACTGCTGCGAGCCACGATACATGCTCCGGCGCTGATCGCTGCAGGTGCGCGCTATCGCACCATCCTTGCTCGGAAAGGCGTTCCACTTGTCGAAGGCGCGGTCGTTACCGCGATCGAAGGCCGGGAAAACGTCGAAAAGATCCGCCTGACACGTACGAACGGAGCCGGCCGCGACATCGTTTTCGAGACGGATGCCGTTTGCCTGGGTTACGGGTTCGATCCTTCCGACGAGATCGCTCGCCAACTGGGCGTGGACCTCGTCGCTGCTCCGAACGGCAACGGCTTGGTGATTTCGCGTGACGACGACGGATGGACCGGCGTGCCCGGCCTTTTCGTAGCAGGCGACGGGGCAGCCATCGAAGGTGCTGCTGCCGCGCGGGGTACCGGAGCGCTCGCGGGGATGGCGGCGGCCCATTACCTCGATCACGCGCCCGATGAGGTGCGCCAGACAACCGCGCGCCGCGTTCGCGACCGGGCACGGAAGTTCCAAGCAGCCCTGTGGACACTGTTTTCGCCCGCAAAACGACCGGAACCGACCAAGGACACTATCATCTGCCGCTGCGAGGACATCACGCACGGACAACTCGAGGATGCCGTTGAACGAGGGGCGCGGGACATCGGCACCCTGAAGCGCATGACCCGCGTCGGCATGGGACGTTGCCAAGGCCGGTATTGCTCCGCTCATGTTGCCGCCATGCTGGGCGCCGAACATCCCAAGGAAGCCCGGTTCATGCCGCAGGCCCCGACAAAACCGCTGCCGATCGGCGCAATCGCGCGGGAAAAGACGGAATGGAAGGGGCATCGCGAGGTCGCACCGCCCAAACTCCCCATAACCGCAGACCGCGACGCGCCACGAATCGATATCGAAGTCGAACTGGCAATAATTGGCGGCGGCATTCTCGGAGTATCGACGGCCCTTGCAGCGGCAGGTTCCGGACTGGACGTGGCGGTAATGGAGCGCGGCAACATCAACAGCGGCGCGTCCGGTGGCAATGCCGGCAGCCTGCATGTGCAACTGCTCTCCTACGACTTCGGTGAGCGCGCACAGGCCGGTGGAGGACCGGCGCTCTCGGCCCTGCCCCTGCAACGCGACGCCGTCAACTACTGGGCCGAGCTCGAACAGCGCCTCGACGCCGATTTCGAACGCTCCGTGAAGGGCGGCCTGATGGTTGCCGAAACGGAGGAGGATCTCCGCTTCCTCGAAGAAAAGGCCGCCTCCGAACGGGCACTGGGCATCGATACGCGTGTCATCGACAGCTCGGAGCTGCGATCGCTTGCGCCGAACATACAGGACGGATTTGCCGGTGCTGCCTTCTGCTCACAAGAGGGCAAGGTAAATCCGCTGATCGCCACGCATATCCTTGCCGACGCCGCGCGCGCCGCAGGAGCACGGATTGAGGAACGCGCGGGCGTTCTGGCGATCGAAGAGGACCGGGACGGCTATCTCCTGACCACCGCGCGCGGCTTGGTCCGTTGCGGGAAACTGGTCATTGCCGGCGGAGGCTGGAGTGCTGCCACCGGAGAGCTTTTGGGGCTCGACCTTCCGGTCAAGGGCGCTCCCTTGCAGATGATCGTCACCGAACCTGCCCCCCCGCTGATCGATCAGTTGCTCGCCCACGCCCGCAGACGCCTGACATTGAAACAGGCCAGAAACGGCAACCTGATCATTGGCGGTGGCTGGTCAGCCACGCTGGATCCGCTTCTCAAGCGAACGATCGTCGACATGGCAAGCCTGGAAGGCAACGCCTGGGTGGCATGCCGAACACTGCCTGCGGTGCGCGGCCTGCGCATGATCCGCAGTTGGGCTGCCATGAACGTCAATATTGACGGGGCCCCCCTGATCGGGCCGGTGCCGGGGCGTCGCAACCTGTGGGTTGCCGCCATGGCCAATGGCTATACGCTCGGTCCGATGATGGGGATGGAACTGGCCTCGATGATCTGCAGCGGAGAGGTTCCGGCGCGGCTGCGACCATTCACTCTCGATCGCTTCAACCGATCCACATAAACCGCAAACAAGGAAAGGTCTCGCAATCATGGTAATGGAAACCGCGATCTGCAAATATGTTGAGGAGCATCGCGACGACGCGGTCTCCATGCTGGCCGAGCTCGTCAGGACACCCTCGGACAACCCGCCAGGCGATTGCGCGGCACACGCCGAGCGCACGGCCGAGTTGCTTGAGGCCGCAGGGTTGACCGTGGAACGCCATCCTGTTCCCGATGAAGTGGTCAAACGCCACGGCATGATCTCGGCGACAAACCTAATCGTGCGCCATCGGTTCGGTGACGGCCCGGTGCTCGCGCTCAACGCCCATGGCGACGTCGTTCCGCCCGGCTCCGGCTGGTCCACCGATCCCTATGGTGGCGAGATTCGCGACGGTTGGATGTATGGCCGGGGCGCGGCCGTGTCCAAGTCCGATATTGCGTCCTACGCCTTTGCCATGAAGGCGTTGATCGAGACCGGCGCGAAATTGGATGGAACGGTCGAACTTCACGTCACCTATGACGAGGAGATCGGAGGCCATACCGGTCCGGGCTATATTCTCTCGCAAGGCCTGAGCAAGCCCGACTATGCGGTATGCGCCGCATTCTCCTATGCTGTCGTCACAGCGCACAATGGCTGTCTCCACCTGGAGGCGCGCATCAAGGGAAAATCCGCGCACGCAGCAATGCCGACAACCGGCCATGACGCGATCGCAGCGCTTGGACAGGTCATCGGCGCCATCTACGACTACGGCGATTCTCTGACACAGCGGAAGTCCACCTTCGACGGCATCGACCATCCAACCTGCATTGTCGGCCTCGTAAATGGCGGCATCAACACCAATGTGGTGGCCGATGGCGCCACCTTGCGGATCGACCGTCGCATCACTCCGGACGAGGACGCGGACGCGGTGGAGGCGGAATTGCGCGAAGTTCTGGCAGAATGCGCATCCCGGCTGGACGGTATCTCCATCGAAGTCGAGAGAATCTTGCTCGCCAGGCCGTTCAAGCCGGTAGAGGGGGCCGACTTTCTTGCCGATAGCATTGCGAAACGTGCCTGCCAGGTGCTTGGAGAATCGGTTGGCACGACCGCTGTTCCCCTTTACACGGACGCCCGACATTACAGCGAGCAGGGCATCCCGACTGTCATGTACGGTGCCGGACCCCGCACCCTGATCGAGGCAAACGGACACCGCGCGGACGAGCGGCTGCCGCTCGATACACTTGCCGTTTCCTCTAAGGTAATCGCGCTTGCCGCCTGTGACCTGCTGCGTGCGCGCTGAAAACATTTCCGGCTTTCCCCGACCGCTCGCGCTGATATCCGCGAGCGGTTTCGGCCGACTCGAGTAATTCCAGCCTGCCTGACCCAGGGTGCCTCAGCCAGCGCGCCGGCTGCATTTTCAAACTGAGACACCGCCTGATCCTCCCCCAATGCAGTGGTCCGCCATCATGTTTAGGAAAAGGGAGGATCTATGGGGCTATGTTCCGGGTGCAGAGGCCCGACGCTGGATTGCGGCCGGAAACTTAACGTCCATAGATATTGTGCCCGAAAGATTGCCGACCAAGGCTGCAACCAAAAGAGCCATCACTCGCTGACGTTTATGATCGCCCTCAGACGAAGTGAACAGTCTCAAGTGTCCTGGACACCCTCGGGCTACATTTCCTGCTGTCACTTGAACTCGACGGGTGACAGCATCCCGTTCATGACGTGCTTGCGCTTCGGATTGTAGAACTTATCGAAGTGGACAAACACGTCCTTCCTTGCCTCTTCGCATGTTCAGTAGGTCCTGCGCCATATCCTTTCGTGCTTAGGGAGATTGCAGAAGGTCTTCGCCACGGCATGGTCATGGCCGTTGCCGCTAAGGCTCATTGCTCAAGAATTTGGTGCTTCAGGAACGCCGCCCAGTCCATGCTGATGAACTACGCCCCCTCATAGGTATGGATCAGAACCTTGCTCCTCGGCTTTCTACGCCGCACCGCCATGAGCAACACCTGCAGCACGACATGAGTAGTCTGCCAACTCTGCAGCGACCAGCCGACGACGAGGCGCGAGAATAGGTCAATAAACATGGCCAGGCAGGCAAAGCTCTTCCGGGTCCGGATGTAGGTGTTGTTAGTCGCCCACGTCCTGTTCGGCGCGTCGACATCGCGCCGTCGGGCAAGGGTGCGGCTTGCCGCTCTAGGAACCGGGCCGACGCTTGTAGCCGAGATGCGCCTCGAATATCCGCACCAGCGTCAGGCGCTCACGCGCAGGCTTGTCCTCGTTCGTTGCTAGCAGCTGGTCGAGTTCCCCCGTCCACGCTCCCAGCTTCGGCCGGGGCTGGTGATCGCACTCGTAGCGAAACTCCGTCGCTTGCGAACGTACCACCTTGCTAACCACTTTGCGCGAGACCTTGAGTTCCCGGCAAATCGCCTTGATCGGCTTCTTCTGAATGAAATAGGCGCGACGCATCTTCGCAATCGCCTCCACAACCAGCATCCCAAATGAGGCTCTCCGTTAATCTCGAGAGCCTTTGTGAACCCTATTGTTTACGGGGTCCATTTTAGACGCCGGTCACCCCGAAAACGGGGGCCTTATTCCACGCCGATCAACAGATTGCCGTTCTCTTCCATCCGCTGATCATTGTCGGATGGACGCCGTACTTCCTGGCCAGCTCGGCCGTCGTCAACTCTTCGCGGATGGCTTCAAGCGCAACCTTGGCCTTGAACTCCGCCGAATAGCGTTTCCACTTTGTCATCTGGGGTATTCCTTCGTCAGTCGCTAAAGCTTAGCAACTGGCCCGAAATCTCGCGACCACCTCTGCGCTGTATGGTCGGTGTAGAGAAATTTTTCACCGCCAGGTACTTTTGGCGA
This portion of the Oricola thermophila genome encodes:
- the dapA gene encoding 4-hydroxy-tetrahydrodipicolinate synthase, encoding MTQPFRGTYTVMITPFTDDGIDVPALREFVNWQIDQGIHGLIPLGSTGEFLSMTESEREQVVETVIDEARGRVPVLIGTGAEWTEDAVRWTRQAEVAGADGVMVIPPFYSTPTEDELFAHYKAVADATSLPVMLYNNPATANVDLTPPIVARLSTIDNVSYIKESTMDVTRIRDILDLCGDRMNVFGGIMGFESFLAGAIGWVAVGSNLMPKEFANLFTATADEKDLEKARAIYRQVLPVIRLVGGHRYVSGSKAGLAVLGHPVGSPRMPRLPLSDDDLTAAREALQQAGAI
- a CDS encoding FAD-dependent oxidoreductase, which translates into the protein MRDHAAKSGLRLERGPFRRRGKPVTIHWRDRPLTAIEGETVAAALIAAGIKAFRSSRDDRPHGFYCGMGVCNECIVDIDGRGGERSCMTAVQDGMKVEPHQHGGGLQALEALGPTPSQQPEETPFDCAVIGAGPAGLAAATEVAFAGASVIVLDERSAPGGQYLKPLSPSHEFSAGPSDRQFRERERAVSEAIRAGAEIRTDAMVWFARRDETKFRLGIYGKDGESRVVARTLVLAQGAREKPWHVPGWTLPGVMTTGAAQTLARSYRVAPGHRIVVAGNGPLNLQVAAELLAGGANVVAVAEAARLTTPSKIGALLRATIHAPALIAAGARYRTILARKGVPLVEGAVVTAIEGRENVEKIRLTRTNGAGRDIVFETDAVCLGYGFDPSDEIARQLGVDLVAAPNGNGLVISRDDDGWTGVPGLFVAGDGAAIEGAAAARGTGALAGMAAAHYLDHAPDEVRQTTARRVRDRARKFQAALWTLFSPAKRPEPTKDTIICRCEDITHGQLEDAVERGARDIGTLKRMTRVGMGRCQGRYCSAHVAAMLGAEHPKEARFMPQAPTKPLPIGAIAREKTEWKGHREVAPPKLPITADRDAPRIDIEVELAIIGGGILGVSTALAAAGSGLDVAVMERGNINSGASGGNAGSLHVQLLSYDFGERAQAGGGPALSALPLQRDAVNYWAELEQRLDADFERSVKGGLMVAETEEDLRFLEEKAASERALGIDTRVIDSSELRSLAPNIQDGFAGAAFCSQEGKVNPLIATHILADAARAAGARIEERAGVLAIEEDRDGYLLTTARGLVRCGKLVIAGGGWSAATGELLGLDLPVKGAPLQMIVTEPAPPLIDQLLAHARRRLTLKQARNGNLIIGGGWSATLDPLLKRTIVDMASLEGNAWVACRTLPAVRGLRMIRSWAAMNVNIDGAPLIGPVPGRRNLWVAAMANGYTLGPMMGMELASMICSGEVPARLRPFTLDRFNRST
- a CDS encoding ArgE/DapE family deacylase: MVMETAICKYVEEHRDDAVSMLAELVRTPSDNPPGDCAAHAERTAELLEAAGLTVERHPVPDEVVKRHGMISATNLIVRHRFGDGPVLALNAHGDVVPPGSGWSTDPYGGEIRDGWMYGRGAAVSKSDIASYAFAMKALIETGAKLDGTVELHVTYDEEIGGHTGPGYILSQGLSKPDYAVCAAFSYAVVTAHNGCLHLEARIKGKSAHAAMPTTGHDAIAALGQVIGAIYDYGDSLTQRKSTFDGIDHPTCIVGLVNGGINTNVVADGATLRIDRRITPDEDADAVEAELREVLAECASRLDGISIEVERILLARPFKPVEGADFLADSIAKRACQVLGESVGTTAVPLYTDARHYSEQGIPTVMYGAGPRTLIEANGHRADERLPLDTLAVSSKVIALAACDLLRAR
- a CDS encoding DDE-type integrase/transposase/recombinase, whose product is MSATSVGPVPRAASRTLARRRDVDAPNRTWATNNTYIRTRKSFACLAMFIDLFSRLVVGWSLQSWQTTHVVLQVLLMAVRRRKPRSKVLIHTYEGA